The Methylocystis bryophila genome contains the following window.
CCTTTCTGACGCGGCCCGAACGCATCCAGAAACTGGCGGACCGCTACCTCGATCTCGAACCGCTGTCGCTTGCTCAGATCGACAGTTTCGCGGCGCTGCCGGAGCGGCTCCCCCACGCCGACGCGATCGGCGACAAGATCGACCTGCTGGGGCTCGGGGTCGCGAGCACGCCTTCAGCCGACCCGGCGGCGGCGCCGGCGACGCCGCGGGCGAGGAGCGGCGCCTCGACCAAAACGACGGCGACCGCAAGATGAGGATCGCGATCGAAACCTCTCCTCGACCAACCGCCAAGGCCCAGGGCCGGTTGGCGCGGCTCGGCAGGCTGGCGCGCGGCCTCTTCTCGACGAGCCTCGCTCTCAGCGCGTCGCGCATGCGCCTCGTCGCGCTGCTTTTTCTCGGGATCTACGGGCTCGTCTGCTGCCGGCTCGTCTATCTCGGCCTGAAGCCAGAGCCCGTCAACCTGCGTCGCGCCGCGGCGGATGCGGTGGCGGCGGCGCGTCCCGACCTGCTCGACCGAAACGGGGAAATCCTGGCGACCGACGTGAAGACCATGTCGGTGTTCGCGGAACCCAGGCGCCTCAGCGACAAGGACGAAGCCACCGAGCTCCTGACCGCGACTCTGCCGGTCGACGCCAAGCAGTTGCGCGAGCGGCTCGGGTCCCGCAAGGGCTTCGTCTGGGTCAAGCGCGAGGTGACCCCGCATCAGCGCGACGAGGTCTTCCATTTGGGGCTCGCGGGCGTCGGTCTCCTCGCCGAGAACAAGCGCATCTACCCCAATGGCCCTCTCGCCGCGCATGTGCTCGGCTTCGCGGACACCGACAACATCGGCGTCGCCGGCATGGAGAAATACGTCGACGGTCAGGGATTGGCCAGCCTGCATGGCGCGGGCTTCGAGCTGACGGCCGAAACGCTGCAGCCAATCACGCTGTCGCTCGATCTCAAGGCGACGCACGCCGTGCGCGATGAGCTTGCGAAGGGAATCGAGCACTTCAAGGCCAAGGCCGGCGCGGCTGCGATCATGGATGTCAACACCGGCGAGGTCGTCGCGATGGCGTCAGTGCCCGACTACGACCCCAACGGCTCGCCGAATATCCGCGACAAGGAGCTGATCAACCGGCTCAACGTCGGCATCTATGAAATGGGCTCGACCTTCAAGGCGCTGACGATCGCGATGGCGCTCGATTCCGGCAAGGTCAATCTGAACTCGCGCCTGGACGCCCGCGGCGAGCTTAGCCTCGGGCGGGCGACGATTCATGACTATCACGCGACGCACGCCATGCTGACCGTGCCCGAGGTGTTCGTTCATTCCTCGAATATTGGCACGGCGCGCATGGCGCTCGGCCAGGGGGTCGAGAAGCACAGGGCGTTCCTGTATAAGCTGGGCCAGCTCACGCGCATGCACACGGAGCTGCCCGAGAGCGCCGAGCCGATGTGGCCGAGAAAGAGGTGGAGCGAGCTCAGCACGGCGACGATCGCCTTCGGTCACGGCATCGCCGTGGCGCCGATGCAGGCGATGATGGGCGTAGCCGCCTTGGTGAACGGCGGCTATCTCATGAGCCCCACCTTTTTGAAGCGCAGCGAGGAAGAGGCGAGGAAGAATGCGACGCAGGTCATCAAGCCGGAAACCAGCGAGGCTATGCGCTGTTTGATGAGACTGAACGCTGAGATCGGCACGGCGAAAAAGGTCAACGTCCCCGGCTATTACGTCGGGGGCAAGACGGGCACGGCCGAGAAGGCCATCCACGGACATTATGTGAAGAACAGGCTTTTCACGACCTTCATGGCGGTGATGCCGGCGGACAAGCCGAAGTATCTCTTCCTCACGCTGATGGATGAGCCTCAGGGCCTGCCGGAAACGCACGGCGAGGCGACCGCGGCCTGGAATTCCGGCATTGTGACCGGCGAGATCATCAAGCGCGTCGCGCCTATTCTGGGAATGGCGCCGCGGTCCGATCCGACGCAGCCCTTCCCGTTGCTGGCCAAGCAAGGCTATAGCTGCTCCCTCGCGCCCACCGTGGCCGCCGCCTCTGGAGCGCATTAATGCGCCTCGGGGAGCTCCTGCCCGGCGCGGACCTCGCGCCCTCCTTGCGCGACCTGGAGATTTCCGGGCTGAGCGCCGACAGCCGCGCGATCAAGCCCGGGTATCTCTTTTTCGCAATCCCCGGCCACAAGGGCGACGGTCTCGATTTCGCTTCCGACGCCGCGGCCCGCGGCGCGGTCGCCGTTGTCGCCCAGCGCGTCGCGGCGAGCGCTCCGCCGCTGATCCTCGTCCCCGACGCGCGCCGGGCTCTCGCGCTCGCAGCCGCCCGCTTTCACCCCCGCCAACCGACAACAATCGCCCTCGTGACGGGAACGAGCGGCAAGACCTCCGTCGTCGCTTTCCTGCGCCAAATTTGGCAGGCGCTCGGTCATGAGGCGGCGTCTCTCGGCACGATCGGGCTCGTGGACAAAGCGGGCGCCCGCTATGGCGCGCTGACCACTCCCGGCCCCGTCGAGCTGCACGAGATCCTCGACGCCGGCGCAGGGCGAGGAATCACCCATCTCGCGATGGAGGCGTCGTCGCTCGGCGTCGAGCAGCGCCGGCTCGACGGCGTCAAGGCGACGCTCGCCGCCTTCACGAATTTCTCGCGCGACCATCTCGACCACCACCCGGACCTGGAAGCCTATTTCCAAGCGAAAATGCGCCTCTTCGAGGCGCTCTTGCGGCCTGGCCAGCCGGTCGTCGTCGACGCCGACAGCGACGCCGCGCCGCGCGTGCTCTCGGTGCTGCGCGCGCGCGGCCTCGAGCCCTTCACCGTGGGCGCGAAGGGCGAGACGATCGCCCTGCTCGAGATGCGACCGCGCGCGCTCTCGACCGCGTTGCGCCTGCGTCACGAGAACCAAGAATACGAGATCGAGCTGCCGCTCGCGGGGGCCTTTCAGACCTCCAACGCCTTGGTCGCCGCGGGGCTCGCCATCGCCTCAGGCGACGCGCCGGCGCGGGTCTTCTCGACGCTGTCGCGGCTGCGCGGCGCGCCGGGGCGGCTCGAGCTCGTCGGCGAGAAGAACGGCGCGCCGATCTTCGTCGATTACGCGCACAAGCCCGACGCCTTGGAGAAGGTCCTGCAAGTTCTTCGGCCGCTGGCCCAGGGCCGGCTCATCGTCGTCTTCGGCTGCGGCGGCGACCGCGATCAGGGAAAGCGGCCGCTGATGGGCGCGATCGCTACGCGCGAAGCCGACGTCGTCATCGTCACCGACGACAACCCGCGCAGCGAGGACGCCGCGGCGATCCGGGCGGCCATTCTGGCGGGCGCGCGCGAGGTCGATCCCGCCAAGGCGAGCGAGATCGCCGATCGCGAGAACGCGATCAGGAGCGCCGTCGCCGGATTGGGACTTGGAGATGTCCTCGTCGTCGCCGGCAAAGGCCACGAGACAGGCCAGATCGTCGGGGGGACGACCTATCCATTCTCTGACCAGGACGTCGTCGCCAAGGCGCTCGGCCTCAACCGAAAGGACGTGGCGTGACGAATCATGCGCTCTGGAGCGGGCTAGCTCTCGTCGGCGCCCTCAACGCGCGCGTCAGCGGCAGCGCCCTGCCGCTCGGCGTCGGCGGGGTGTCGATCGATACGCGGAGCCTGGCGCCCGGCGACCTGTTCTTCGCGATCAACGGCGAATCGCGCGACGGGCACCAATTCGTGGGGGCGGCCTTCGAGCGCGGAGCGGCGGCTGCGGTCATCGACGAGGCGCACGCCGCCGAGCTCTCGGGCTCGGGGCGGCCGCTCTACATCGTGAAGGACACGCAGCAGGCGCTCGAACGCCTTGGAGCGCAAGGGCGGGCGCGCGCCGCCGCCTATGTTGCGGCGATCACGGGCTCCGTCGGCAAGACCTCGACGAAGGAGATGGCGCGAGAGGTTCTCTCGCATTTCGGCCCCACTCACGCATCTGCGGCCTCCTACAACAATCAATGGGGCGTGCCCCTGTCGCTGGCGCGCATGCCCGCCGACACGCGGTTCGGCGTTTTCGAGCTCGGCATGAACCACCCCGGGGAGATCGCCTCGCTCGTGCAGCTCGTTCAGCCGCATGTTGCGGTTGTGACCAGGGTCGCGCCGGCGCATCTTGAGCATTTCGGATCGATCGAGGCGATCGCCGACGCGAAAGCCGAAATTTTCGGGGGCTTGATCGAAGGCGGCGTGGCCATATTGAACCGCGACGACGCGGTGTATGAGCGCCTCCTCGGCGCGGCCCGGATTCTTGGGGCGGCGCATGTCTTCACCTTTGGAAAAAGCCCCGAGGCGCAGGCGCGCCTGCTCTCCTATGAAACCATAGACGGCGCGGGCGTCGTAAACGCCGAGATTTTAGGACTTTCCATGCAGTTTGGCGTTGGCGCGCCGGGAGAGCATCTTGCGCTCAACGCGTTGGCCGTCCTGCTCGTCGCCTATGTCTTCGGCGTCGACCTCGACGCGGCCGCCGCAAAGCTCGATGGCTTCCAGGCCTCCAAAGGCCGCGGCGGGCAGGAGAAGATCGCCCTGGAAAATGGCGAGATCACTTTGATCGACGAGAGCTACAACGCCAATCCGGCCTCCGTGCGCGCGGCGCTGACGCTGCTCGCCGACGCGAAGCCCGGTCCGAGAGGCCGGCGCATCGCCGTGTTCGGCGACATGCTCGAACTCGGCCCGCAATCCGGAGAGATGCACGCCGATCTCGCCGACGACTTCCGGCGCGCCGGCGTCGATCTGCTGTTCACGGCGGGGCCGCAGGCGGCAAGCGCCTTCTACGCCGTCCCCGACGCCATGCGGGGCGCACACCGCAGAACCGCCGCGGAGCTCGAGGAGCCGTTTCTCTCGTCTCTGCGCGACGGAGACGTCGTCATGCTCAAAGGATCGAACGCGATGCGCATGGGTTCGCTGGCGCACCGTCTGCGCGCCAATTCTGCAGCGAATCTGCCGCAAGGACGCTGATCATGCTCTCGTTGCTCGCCGAATATTCCCATCTCTTCGGTCCGCTCAATGTCTTTCGCTATATCACCTTCCGCGCAGCCTGCGCGGCGGCGACCGCGCTGTTCTTCGTGTTCTTCTTCGGCCCGCAAGTCATCAATGCTCTGCGCGTCAAGCAAGGCAAAGGACAGCCGATCCGCGCGGACGGCCCGCCTTCGCACCTGCTGACGAAGAAAGGCACGCCCACGATGGGCGGGCTGATGATCCTCTCGGGGCTCGTCGCGGCCACGCTGCTTTGGGCTAATCTGCGCAATCCTTACGCTTGGATCGTGCTTTACGTCACGGTGGCCTTCGGCTCGATCGGCTTCTATGACGACTATCTGAAGGTCACGAAGCAGTCGCACTTCGGCTTTTCCGGCTGGTTGCGTCTCGGCTTCGAGTTCGCCATCGGAATCGGCGCCTGCTATCTGATGATGCGCGCCGGCGGCGACGACATGCACAAGGTCGCCATTCCGATCATGAAGGGCTATTTGCTCGACCTCGGCTGGCTGTTCCCGATCTTTGGCGGCTTCGTCATCGTCGCGGCGGGCAATTGCGTCAATCTGACGGACGGCCTCGACGGATTGGCGATCGTGCCGTCAATGATCGCCGCCGGCACTTTCGCGATCATCGCTTATCTCGTCGGCAACAGCGTCTTCTCTTCCTATCTCGGCATCAACCATGTGGCGGGCGTCGGCGAGCTGACGATTATCTGCTCGGCCATGATTGGCGCGGGCCTCGGCTTCCTTTGGTTCAACGCGCCGCCGGCGCAAATCTTCATGGGAGACACGGGCTCGCTGGCGCTCGGCGGCCTCATCGGCACGATCGCGGTGGCGGTGAAGCAGGAATTTCTGCTGCCGATCATCGGCGGACTCTTCGTGCTCGAAGGCGTCTCGGTCATCGTGCAGGTCGGCTACTATAAGGCGACCGGCAAACGCATCTTCCTCATGGCGCCCATCCATCACCACTTCGAGCAGAAGGGCTGGAAGGAGCCGCAGATCGTGATCCGTTTCTGGATCATCGCCTTCGTGCTGGCGCTGATCGGCCTGTCAACGCTGAAGCTAAGGTGAGCCGATGACCCCGATCGAAAGCTTCCGCGAAAGACAGGTCGCCTTGTTCGGGCTCGACGCCCCCGGCCTCGCCACGCTGCGCGCTCTGATGGCGGGCGGGGCTTCGGTCACGGCCTGGGACGACGCCGAG
Protein-coding sequences here:
- the ftsL gene encoding cell division protein FtsL, producing the protein MLRLFNILSILVLLGSAVYAYTIKYETTFRTEQIAKAKLEIKSEQDAIGVLRAEWAFLTRPERIQKLADRYLDLEPLSLAQIDSFAALPERLPHADAIGDKIDLLGLGVASTPSADPAAAPATPRARSGASTKTTATAR
- a CDS encoding peptidoglycan D,D-transpeptidase FtsI family protein, with translation MRIAIETSPRPTAKAQGRLARLGRLARGLFSTSLALSASRMRLVALLFLGIYGLVCCRLVYLGLKPEPVNLRRAAADAVAAARPDLLDRNGEILATDVKTMSVFAEPRRLSDKDEATELLTATLPVDAKQLRERLGSRKGFVWVKREVTPHQRDEVFHLGLAGVGLLAENKRIYPNGPLAAHVLGFADTDNIGVAGMEKYVDGQGLASLHGAGFELTAETLQPITLSLDLKATHAVRDELAKGIEHFKAKAGAAAIMDVNTGEVVAMASVPDYDPNGSPNIRDKELINRLNVGIYEMGSTFKALTIAMALDSGKVNLNSRLDARGELSLGRATIHDYHATHAMLTVPEVFVHSSNIGTARMALGQGVEKHRAFLYKLGQLTRMHTELPESAEPMWPRKRWSELSTATIAFGHGIAVAPMQAMMGVAALVNGGYLMSPTFLKRSEEEARKNATQVIKPETSEAMRCLMRLNAEIGTAKKVNVPGYYVGGKTGTAEKAIHGHYVKNRLFTTFMAVMPADKPKYLFLTLMDEPQGLPETHGEATAAWNSGIVTGEIIKRVAPILGMAPRSDPTQPFPLLAKQGYSCSLAPTVAAASGAH
- a CDS encoding UDP-N-acetylmuramoyl-L-alanyl-D-glutamate--2,6-diaminopimelate ligase → MRLGELLPGADLAPSLRDLEISGLSADSRAIKPGYLFFAIPGHKGDGLDFASDAAARGAVAVVAQRVAASAPPLILVPDARRALALAAARFHPRQPTTIALVTGTSGKTSVVAFLRQIWQALGHEAASLGTIGLVDKAGARYGALTTPGPVELHEILDAGAGRGITHLAMEASSLGVEQRRLDGVKATLAAFTNFSRDHLDHHPDLEAYFQAKMRLFEALLRPGQPVVVDADSDAAPRVLSVLRARGLEPFTVGAKGETIALLEMRPRALSTALRLRHENQEYEIELPLAGAFQTSNALVAAGLAIASGDAPARVFSTLSRLRGAPGRLELVGEKNGAPIFVDYAHKPDALEKVLQVLRPLAQGRLIVVFGCGGDRDQGKRPLMGAIATREADVVIVTDDNPRSEDAAAIRAAILAGAREVDPAKASEIADRENAIRSAVAGLGLGDVLVVAGKGHETGQIVGGTTYPFSDQDVVAKALGLNRKDVA
- a CDS encoding UDP-N-acetylmuramoylalanyl-D-glutamyl-2,6-diaminopimelate--D-alanyl-D-alanine ligase produces the protein MTNHALWSGLALVGALNARVSGSALPLGVGGVSIDTRSLAPGDLFFAINGESRDGHQFVGAAFERGAAAAVIDEAHAAELSGSGRPLYIVKDTQQALERLGAQGRARAAAYVAAITGSVGKTSTKEMAREVLSHFGPTHASAASYNNQWGVPLSLARMPADTRFGVFELGMNHPGEIASLVQLVQPHVAVVTRVAPAHLEHFGSIEAIADAKAEIFGGLIEGGVAILNRDDAVYERLLGAARILGAAHVFTFGKSPEAQARLLSYETIDGAGVVNAEILGLSMQFGVGAPGEHLALNALAVLLVAYVFGVDLDAAAAKLDGFQASKGRGGQEKIALENGEITLIDESYNANPASVRAALTLLADAKPGPRGRRIAVFGDMLELGPQSGEMHADLADDFRRAGVDLLFTAGPQAASAFYAVPDAMRGAHRRTAAELEEPFLSSLRDGDVVMLKGSNAMRMGSLAHRLRANSAANLPQGR
- the mraY gene encoding phospho-N-acetylmuramoyl-pentapeptide-transferase; this translates as MLSLLAEYSHLFGPLNVFRYITFRAACAAATALFFVFFFGPQVINALRVKQGKGQPIRADGPPSHLLTKKGTPTMGGLMILSGLVAATLLWANLRNPYAWIVLYVTVAFGSIGFYDDYLKVTKQSHFGFSGWLRLGFEFAIGIGACYLMMRAGGDDMHKVAIPIMKGYLLDLGWLFPIFGGFVIVAAGNCVNLTDGLDGLAIVPSMIAAGTFAIIAYLVGNSVFSSYLGINHVAGVGELTIICSAMIGAGLGFLWFNAPPAQIFMGDTGSLALGGLIGTIAVAVKQEFLLPIIGGLFVLEGVSVIVQVGYYKATGKRIFLMAPIHHHFEQKGWKEPQIVIRFWIIAFVLALIGLSTLKLR